In one Nocardia tengchongensis genomic region, the following are encoded:
- a CDS encoding BTAD domain-containing putative transcriptional regulator, whose product MALIRIGVLGPLHISIDGQRVPPGAPMQCAVLGRLVAAGGRVVPTERLIDDLWHGDPPAKAVAALQVYIHNLRRVFEPDRPRRAHSRVIVSESHGYALNLEPNQVDSWLFEQLLHGHEAAMRDPARRPDPLEQVRVLDSALACWHGGAFESFPAMTWATQETARLQALKLTAAELRAQAALEMNRPAEVVLALRPILEEHPGREECARLLAVAQYRLGQSLDALATVRRSREFLTLEFGVDPGPGLRDLETAILTHSVDTETVVPVPVVRPAEPEPLPAPEPLLDSGYASQRDAVLAAAEAAAAGHVRLVWLSGEAGAGKTTLATAITTHLNERGWATVFGRCPEVDSAPPAWSWAEVLTGLDAADPETFTAADAFTLARRVVRSCRERSAGSPVAIVLEDVHGADTATLQVLRQVVNWLRDSPILIVATLRGTEAGPGVRDTAAALALFTADRIELDGLDMAGTRRAAAAAGLTALDDRTVELLRRRTGGNPLFVRELAKLVATQGTTDALPDSVRDLLGRRIAQLPPGVVDLLRHLAVWGDSDIATLAASAGQPDDTVIDLIATAESARLLRTDRAGRVTFDHALVRETVYYDLPGLRRTRMHWAAFEYLRRDPDAPFTEHPAGPDTGSGRPSAQHRTDGAGFPIAEDRTLSALRGADEVVAALLGMPRYANGSRIDRTLSALRGADQVAAARDALNGRGPQAYAPARSAASLRLADLFRAGISGAAGESGSTGRGYGRSAMALRGAGEIMAGTAATGLSSAATVGGVAELTSPPVPRGRDIDALAHHAALGADTETATVALPYVRAAARRCVERRMRADAVRRWRSVLALHDLAGHTEQTATRADRLAVLEARRELVVALAYDGQHIAARAARAQALELAESLGGTAVLAHAVTCWPTPLIWSVHDWHTPDPGLRAPLRLASADPVQPVRTRVMLQVTAVFDRAVEDPSAARVLAATAMALAEPLDDPDLLCTVLNAQAFAAFAAGGFLRAHDLKRYASQLLRISTEAELTEFRALAHYLLFRATLADADLVSAAEHAAQAGAYATDGQLRHLLDAIAPFGMVLELLRGNTDEVLRLLDQGRPDLDDLVAHSGEGAAEPTRDGNALHVGIAVSIGWLREDMSEYLVDLRERTAIKPELFIHGYALALVHAGRPEEARRTLAAAPPLAPQFWSTFTGVKARLAIALDDPVEAREIYGQLLPYAGTVCGLETGASAMGPMDFVLAELATYLGEHGRAAAHRAAGAELQARLRAELAELASAGLGLMRAGRLGPIRRRIEPNARADEGTSQPCETS is encoded by the coding sequence ATGGCGCTCATACGGATCGGGGTGCTGGGTCCGCTGCACATCAGCATCGATGGGCAGCGCGTGCCTCCAGGCGCGCCCATGCAGTGTGCCGTCCTGGGGCGACTCGTCGCCGCAGGTGGCCGGGTGGTGCCCACCGAACGGCTCATCGACGACCTCTGGCACGGCGACCCGCCCGCCAAAGCCGTTGCCGCGCTGCAGGTGTACATCCACAACCTGCGCCGCGTCTTCGAACCCGACCGGCCGCGCCGGGCCCACTCGCGGGTCATCGTGTCCGAGTCGCACGGGTACGCGCTCAACCTCGAGCCGAACCAAGTCGATTCCTGGCTCTTCGAACAGCTGCTGCACGGCCACGAGGCCGCCATGCGCGATCCCGCCCGCCGGCCCGATCCGCTCGAACAGGTGCGGGTGCTGGACTCCGCGCTCGCCTGCTGGCACGGCGGGGCCTTCGAATCCTTCCCCGCCATGACCTGGGCCACCCAGGAAACCGCCCGGCTGCAGGCGTTGAAGCTGACCGCCGCCGAACTGCGCGCGCAGGCGGCACTGGAAATGAACCGGCCCGCCGAAGTGGTGCTGGCCTTGCGGCCCATCCTCGAGGAACATCCCGGACGCGAGGAATGCGCGCGACTGCTGGCCGTGGCCCAGTACCGATTGGGACAGTCGCTGGACGCGCTCGCCACCGTGCGCCGCAGCCGCGAATTCCTCACCCTCGAATTCGGCGTGGATCCCGGTCCCGGACTGCGGGATCTGGAGACCGCCATCCTCACCCACTCGGTGGACACCGAGACCGTCGTCCCGGTCCCGGTCGTACGGCCCGCCGAACCCGAGCCCCTGCCCGCCCCGGAACCCCTGCTGGACAGCGGATATGCCAGCCAGCGCGACGCCGTGCTGGCCGCCGCCGAGGCCGCGGCCGCCGGGCACGTGCGCCTGGTCTGGCTCTCCGGTGAGGCCGGAGCCGGCAAGACCACCCTCGCCACCGCGATCACCACGCATCTGAACGAACGCGGCTGGGCCACCGTCTTCGGCCGCTGCCCCGAGGTGGACTCCGCACCGCCCGCCTGGTCCTGGGCCGAGGTGCTCACCGGCCTGGACGCCGCCGACCCCGAAACCTTCACCGCCGCCGACGCTTTCACCCTGGCCCGGCGGGTGGTTCGATCCTGCCGGGAACGCTCGGCGGGATCGCCGGTCGCCATCGTGCTCGAGGACGTGCACGGCGCCGACACCGCCACCCTGCAGGTGCTGCGGCAGGTGGTGAACTGGCTGCGCGACAGCCCGATCCTGATCGTGGCCACCCTGCGCGGCACCGAGGCCGGACCCGGCGTCCGCGACACCGCCGCCGCGCTGGCCCTGTTCACCGCCGACCGGATCGAACTCGACGGCCTCGACATGGCCGGCACCCGCCGGGCCGCGGCCGCAGCCGGACTCACCGCGCTCGACGACCGCACCGTCGAACTGCTGCGCCGCCGCACCGGCGGCAACCCGCTGTTCGTGCGCGAACTCGCCAAACTGGTTGCCACCCAGGGCACCACCGACGCCCTGCCCGACAGCGTGCGCGACCTGCTCGGCCGCCGGATCGCGCAGCTCCCGCCGGGCGTGGTGGATCTGCTGCGCCACCTCGCGGTCTGGGGTGACAGCGACATCGCCACCCTCGCCGCCTCCGCCGGACAGCCCGACGACACCGTCATCGACCTGATCGCCACCGCCGAATCGGCCCGCCTGCTGCGCACCGACCGTGCAGGACGCGTCACCTTCGACCACGCGCTGGTCCGCGAAACCGTCTACTACGACCTGCCCGGCCTGCGCCGCACCCGCATGCACTGGGCCGCTTTCGAATACCTGCGCCGCGACCCGGACGCACCGTTCACCGAGCACCCCGCGGGACCGGACACGGGTTCCGGGCGACCGTCCGCCCAGCACCGCACCGACGGCGCGGGCTTCCCGATCGCGGAGGACCGGACCCTGTCCGCCCTGCGCGGCGCGGACGAGGTGGTCGCGGCACTGCTCGGAATGCCCCGCTACGCCAACGGATCCCGGATCGACCGGACCCTGTCCGCGCTGCGTGGCGCCGACCAGGTCGCCGCCGCCCGCGACGCCCTGAACGGCCGCGGCCCGCAGGCCTACGCGCCCGCCAGGTCCGCCGCCTCGCTGCGGCTGGCCGACCTGTTCCGGGCCGGAATCAGCGGCGCCGCAGGAGAATCCGGCTCGACCGGCCGGGGCTACGGACGGTCGGCGATGGCCCTCCGCGGCGCCGGGGAAATCATGGCCGGAACCGCGGCCACCGGACTGAGCTCGGCCGCGACCGTCGGGGGCGTGGCCGAGCTCACCTCTCCGCCGGTGCCGCGCGGCCGGGACATCGACGCACTCGCCCATCACGCCGCGCTCGGCGCCGATACCGAAACCGCCACGGTGGCACTGCCCTACGTGCGCGCGGCGGCGCGGCGGTGCGTGGAACGACGGATGCGGGCCGACGCGGTCCGGCGGTGGCGATCGGTGCTGGCACTGCACGACCTGGCCGGGCACACCGAGCAGACCGCGACGCGCGCGGATCGGCTGGCCGTGCTGGAGGCCCGCCGCGAGCTGGTGGTGGCGCTGGCCTACGACGGACAGCACATCGCGGCCCGCGCCGCCCGCGCCCAAGCACTGGAACTGGCCGAATCCCTCGGCGGGACAGCGGTGCTCGCGCACGCCGTCACCTGCTGGCCGACACCGCTGATCTGGTCGGTGCACGACTGGCACACCCCGGACCCTGGCCTGCGCGCACCGCTGCGCCTCGCCTCCGCCGATCCGGTCCAGCCGGTGCGCACCCGAGTCATGTTGCAGGTCACCGCCGTTTTCGATCGCGCCGTCGAGGATCCCTCCGCGGCCCGCGTGCTGGCCGCCACGGCCATGGCACTGGCCGAGCCGCTCGACGACCCGGACCTGCTGTGCACGGTCCTCAACGCGCAGGCGTTCGCGGCGTTCGCGGCGGGCGGCTTCCTGCGCGCCCACGACCTGAAACGGTATGCCTCCCAGCTGCTGCGGATCTCCACCGAGGCCGAACTCACCGAATTCCGCGCGCTCGCACACTATCTGCTGTTCCGCGCCACCCTCGCCGACGCCGACCTGGTGTCCGCCGCCGAGCACGCCGCCCAGGCGGGGGCGTACGCCACCGACGGGCAGCTGCGGCATCTGCTCGACGCCATCGCGCCCTTCGGCATGGTGCTGGAACTGTTGCGCGGCAACACCGATGAGGTGCTGCGCCTGCTCGACCAGGGGCGACCGGACCTGGACGACCTGGTCGCGCACTCCGGGGAGGGCGCGGCCGAACCGACCCGCGACGGCAACGCGCTGCACGTCGGCATCGCCGTCTCGATCGGCTGGCTGCGCGAGGACATGTCCGAGTACCTGGTCGATCTGCGCGAACGCACCGCGATCAAACCCGAACTGTTCATCCACGGATACGCGCTGGCCCTGGTGCACGCGGGCCGCCCGGAGGAGGCCCGCCGCACCCTGGCCGCCGCGCCCCCGCTGGCCCCGCAGTTCTGGTCCACCTTCACCGGCGTGAAGGCCCGGCTCGCCATCGCCCTCGACGATCCGGTCGAGGCGCGCGAGATCTACGGGCAGCTGCTGCCCTACGCGGGCACCGTCTGCGGGCTGGAGACCGGCGCCTCCGCGATGGGGCCGATGGACTTCGTCCTCGCCGAGCTGGCCACCTACCTCGGCGAACACGGACGGGCCGCCGCACACCGGGCCGCCGGGGCGGAGTTGCAGGCCCGGCTGCGGGCCGAACTGGCCGAACTCGCGTCCGCGGGCCTGGGCCTGATGCGGGCCGGGCGGCTCGGACCGATCCGGCGCCGGATCGAACCGAACGCGCGGGCCGACGAAGGAACTTCACAGCCGTGTGAGACGTCCTAA
- a CDS encoding 4a-hydroxytetrahydrobiopterin dehydratase produces the protein MRPALLSDDDIAEALKDLPEWSRTGDSITRTVQAASFLAGIELVRRVAAAAEAANHHPDIDIRWRRVTFTLSTHDAGGLTPLDTALAREIDRLQAQG, from the coding sequence ATGAGACCCGCGTTGCTCTCCGACGACGACATCGCCGAGGCCCTGAAAGACCTGCCCGAATGGTCCCGTACGGGCGACAGCATCACCCGCACCGTCCAGGCCGCCTCATTCCTGGCGGGCATCGAACTGGTGCGCCGGGTGGCGGCCGCGGCCGAGGCCGCCAACCACCACCCGGATATCGATATCCGCTGGCGCCGAGTCACTTTCACGCTCTCGACCCACGACGCCGGCGGCCTCACGCCACTGGATACGGCTCTCGCACGGGAGATCGATCGGCTACAGGCACAGGGCTGA
- a CDS encoding mannosyltransferase yields MNRHFHMAAAALGISVLARLVWVLLLPNGMNFVDLHVYVDGSANLFGGNLYDYTDSSKTPDFPLPFTYPPFAALVFYPLHFLPFGVVAIGWLLATVAALFGVVWFALEMLMGREAMREQRWRTAAVAWTAVAMWLEPVRTTFDYGQVNVFLVLLAMVAVRSARWWVSGALVGVAAGIKLTPAVTGLYFAARKRWVTAIWSAVVFFGTIGLTYLLTPGETNKYFRELLGDARRIGPVGSSTNQSLRGALSRLLGHDVVSGPVWIAAVLVTAVLGFFAWRALDSDDRLGTLIIVQLFGLMVSPISWSHHWIWLIPVILWLVYGPLREAAGARVLAGYWLVVTIIGVPWVLGFFQDSIWTISRPGILSWFGAVDVIGVLALFGWIILAGRPRPDRAAYGSRARETMRPAM; encoded by the coding sequence GTGAATCGACACTTCCACATGGCCGCCGCGGCACTGGGTATTTCGGTGCTGGCCCGTCTCGTGTGGGTGCTGTTGCTGCCCAACGGCATGAACTTCGTGGACCTGCACGTCTATGTGGACGGCTCGGCGAATCTGTTCGGCGGGAACCTCTACGACTACACCGACTCCAGCAAGACGCCGGACTTCCCGCTGCCCTTCACCTATCCGCCGTTCGCGGCGCTGGTCTTCTATCCGCTGCACTTCCTGCCCTTCGGCGTGGTGGCCATCGGCTGGCTGCTGGCCACGGTGGCGGCGCTGTTCGGCGTGGTGTGGTTCGCGCTGGAGATGCTGATGGGCCGCGAGGCCATGCGCGAACAGCGGTGGCGCACAGCCGCGGTGGCGTGGACCGCGGTCGCCATGTGGCTGGAACCGGTCCGCACCACCTTCGACTACGGCCAGGTCAATGTGTTCCTGGTGCTGCTGGCGATGGTCGCGGTGCGCAGTGCCCGGTGGTGGGTGTCGGGCGCGCTGGTCGGCGTGGCGGCGGGCATCAAGCTGACCCCGGCGGTCACCGGGCTGTACTTCGCGGCCCGCAAACGCTGGGTGACGGCGATCTGGTCGGCGGTGGTGTTCTTCGGGACCATCGGGCTGACCTATCTGCTCACCCCGGGGGAGACCAACAAGTACTTCCGGGAGCTGCTCGGCGATGCCCGGCGGATCGGCCCGGTGGGGTCCTCGACCAATCAGTCGCTGCGCGGCGCGCTCAGCCGCCTGCTCGGCCACGACGTGGTGTCGGGGCCGGTGTGGATCGCGGCGGTGCTGGTCACCGCGGTGCTCGGGTTCTTCGCGTGGCGCGCACTGGATTCCGACGACCGGCTCGGCACGCTGATCATCGTGCAGCTGTTCGGGCTGATGGTGTCGCCGATCTCGTGGTCACACCACTGGATCTGGCTGATCCCGGTGATCCTGTGGCTGGTCTACGGCCCGCTGCGCGAGGCCGCCGGGGCGCGGGTGCTGGCCGGGTACTGGCTGGTGGTCACGATCATCGGAGTGCCGTGGGTGCTGGGGTTCTTCCAGGATTCGATCTGGACCATCTCGCGGCCGGGCATCCTGTCCTGGTTCGGCGCGGTGGACGTGATCGGCGTGCTGGCGCTGTTCGGGTGGATCATCCTCGCGGGCCGGCCGCGGCCGGATCGCGCGGCCTACGGGTCGCGTGCGCGGGAGACCATGCGACCCGCGATGTGA
- a CDS encoding CHAP domain-containing protein, producing the protein MAGVRWWQHAHPGATPFSGPRSLSGGLVHDFPAIDSTGLTAAQNRVVDVLRQQFDEQSGRDKYSEGIAEPWCADFVSWVMRAAGQPLHNPNSGSWRIPGVYTLEEYYRGQHRFEEANGGYLPHVGDVVLYSDSSVFHQHTNIVIAVDSDTITTVGGNEAGESGGVAIHEFRPSGTTGLVGFGRLGTR; encoded by the coding sequence GTGGCCGGCGTGCGCTGGTGGCAGCACGCGCATCCGGGCGCGACGCCTTTCAGCGGTCCGCGCTCGCTGTCCGGCGGGCTGGTGCACGATTTTCCCGCCATCGATTCCACCGGCTTGACCGCCGCGCAGAACCGTGTGGTGGATGTCCTGCGACAACAATTCGACGAACAGAGCGGGCGCGACAAATACTCCGAGGGTATTGCCGAACCGTGGTGCGCGGACTTCGTGAGCTGGGTCATGCGCGCCGCCGGACAACCGTTGCACAATCCGAATTCCGGATCTTGGCGTATACCGGGCGTTTACACGTTGGAGGAGTACTACCGGGGGCAACACCGTTTCGAGGAGGCGAACGGTGGATATCTCCCGCATGTCGGGGATGTCGTGCTGTACTCCGATTCGAGTGTGTTCCATCAGCACACGAATATTGTGATCGCGGTGGATTCGGATACGATCACCACGGTGGGTGGCAATGAAGCCGGTGAATCCGGTGGCGTCGCCATCCATGAATTCCGCCCATCCGGCACAACGGGGCTGGTCGGTTTCGGGCGATTGGGAACACGCTGA
- the typA gene encoding translational GTPase TypA has translation MSSVEFRNVAIVAHVDHGKTTLVDAMLRQSGAFAERAELVDRVMDSGDLEREKGITILAKNTAVHRHNADGSVTVINVIDTPGHADFGGEVERGLSMVDGVVLLVDASEGPLPQTRFVLRKALAASLPVILVVNKTDRPDARIEEVVEESHDLLLDLASDLDDEASEAAELALDLPVVYASGRAGVASTKRPDNGTVPDAENLDELFEILMKYVPAPKGDATKPLQAHVTNLDASPFLGRIGLVRIHNGTLKKGQNVAWMHGDGVKTVKITELLKTVGVERQPGDEAVAGDIVAIAGIPDIMIGDTLADVENPVALPRITVDEPAISVTIGTNTSPLVGRVQGHKLTARMVKSRLDQELVGNVSLRVLDIGRPDAWEVQGRGELALAILVEQMRREGFELTVGKPQVVTKVVDGKTHEPFEELTVDCPDEYLGAVTQLLAARKGKMVQMSNHSAGWVRMEFIVPSRGLIGFRTDFLTETRGTGIANAVFDGYAPWAGEIRARHTGSLVSDRNGSVTPFAMIQLADRGQFFVEPGADTYEGHVVGINPRSEDLDVNVTREKKLTNMRSATADVFETLAKPLQLELESAMEFCTDDECVEVTPEIVRVRKVTLSATDRQREISRRKARDRAAQ, from the coding sequence GTGTCGTCTGTCGAGTTCCGCAACGTCGCCATCGTGGCGCACGTCGACCACGGCAAGACAACACTGGTCGACGCCATGCTCCGGCAATCCGGTGCGTTCGCCGAACGCGCCGAACTCGTCGACCGAGTGATGGACTCCGGTGACCTCGAGCGCGAGAAGGGCATCACCATTCTCGCGAAGAACACCGCTGTTCACCGGCATAACGCCGACGGATCGGTCACCGTCATCAACGTCATCGACACCCCCGGCCACGCCGACTTCGGTGGTGAGGTCGAGCGCGGTCTGTCCATGGTGGACGGCGTCGTGCTGCTCGTCGACGCGTCCGAGGGTCCGCTGCCGCAGACCCGCTTCGTGCTGCGCAAGGCGCTCGCGGCCTCGCTGCCGGTGATCCTGGTGGTCAACAAGACCGACCGCCCGGACGCCCGCATCGAAGAGGTCGTCGAGGAATCCCACGACCTGCTGCTGGACCTGGCCTCCGACCTCGACGACGAGGCCTCCGAGGCCGCCGAGCTGGCCCTCGACCTGCCGGTCGTCTACGCCTCCGGCCGCGCGGGCGTCGCTTCCACCAAGCGCCCCGACAACGGCACCGTGCCGGACGCCGAGAACCTCGACGAGCTGTTCGAGATCCTCATGAAGTACGTGCCCGCCCCCAAGGGCGACGCCACCAAGCCGCTGCAGGCGCACGTCACCAACCTCGACGCCTCCCCGTTCCTGGGCCGCATCGGCCTGGTGCGCATCCACAACGGCACCCTGAAGAAGGGCCAGAACGTCGCGTGGATGCACGGTGACGGCGTCAAGACCGTCAAGATCACCGAGCTGCTCAAGACCGTCGGCGTCGAGCGTCAGCCCGGCGACGAGGCCGTGGCCGGCGACATCGTCGCCATCGCGGGCATCCCGGACATCATGATCGGCGACACCCTCGCCGACGTGGAGAACCCGGTCGCCCTGCCGCGCATCACCGTCGACGAGCCTGCGATCTCCGTCACCATCGGCACCAACACCTCGCCGCTGGTCGGCCGGGTGCAGGGGCACAAGCTGACCGCCCGCATGGTGAAGTCGCGCCTGGACCAGGAACTGGTCGGCAACGTGTCGCTGCGCGTACTCGACATCGGCCGCCCGGACGCCTGGGAGGTCCAGGGCCGTGGTGAGCTGGCGCTGGCCATCCTGGTCGAGCAGATGCGCCGCGAGGGCTTCGAGCTGACCGTCGGCAAGCCGCAGGTGGTCACCAAGGTCGTCGATGGCAAGACCCACGAGCCGTTCGAAGAGCTGACCGTCGACTGCCCCGACGAGTACCTGGGCGCGGTCACCCAGCTGCTGGCCGCCCGCAAGGGCAAGATGGTCCAGATGAGCAACCACTCGGCCGGGTGGGTGCGCATGGAGTTCATCGTGCCGTCGCGCGGTCTGATCGGTTTCCGCACCGACTTCCTCACCGAGACCCGCGGCACCGGCATCGCCAACGCCGTGTTCGACGGCTACGCGCCGTGGGCCGGCGAGATCCGCGCCCGCCACACCGGTTCGCTGGTGTCCGACCGCAACGGCTCGGTCACCCCGTTCGCCATGATCCAGCTGGCCGACCGCGGTCAGTTCTTCGTGGAGCCGGGCGCGGACACCTACGAGGGCCACGTGGTCGGTATCAACCCGCGGTCCGAGGACCTCGACGTCAACGTCACCCGCGAGAAGAAGCTGACCAACATGCGGTCCGCCACCGCCGACGTGTTCGAGACCCTGGCCAAGCCGCTGCAGCTGGAGCTGGAGTCGGCGATGGAGTTCTGCACCGACGACGAGTGCGTCGAGGTCACCCCGGAGATCGTGCGTGTGCGCAAGGTCACCCTGAGTGCCACCGACCGTCAGCGTGAGATCTCCCGCCGCAAGGCGCGGGACCGGGCTGCCCAGTAA
- a CDS encoding mannosyltransferase, with product MNRRFQLAAAALGISVLARVAWALFWPSNLILVDLHVYVEGAANLFHGNLYEWTDSSRSPQFPLPFTYPPFAALLLYPLHFLPFGVVAVGWLLATVAALFGIVWIALEMIVGPTAMQEQRWRTAAVAWTAGGMWLEPVRSTLDYGQVNVFLVFMAMAAARSSRWWLAGAWVGLGAGIKLTPAVTGLYFVARRQWLAIAASVGAFLATIGLTYLLAPNETKKYFGELIGDPKRIGPVGSVINQSLRGALSRLAGHDIGGGLLWKSAVLVTAVLAFFAWRALASDDRLGTLLIVQLFGLLAAPISWSHHWICLVPLVLWLRYGPLREAAGARLMYAYWMFNTIVGIAWFLGTVQTNMWEISRPGYLAWAGAANALGVLALFAWIIAVKRFSPVPVADRSPVREPYPVA from the coding sequence GTGAATCGACGTTTCCAGCTGGCTGCCGCCGCCCTCGGCATCTCGGTGCTGGCCCGCGTGGCGTGGGCGCTGTTCTGGCCCAGCAATCTGATCCTGGTGGACCTGCACGTCTACGTCGAGGGCGCCGCGAATCTGTTCCACGGGAACCTCTACGAATGGACCGATTCCAGTCGGTCACCACAATTTCCGCTGCCGTTCACGTATCCGCCGTTCGCGGCGCTGCTGTTGTATCCGCTGCATTTCCTGCCGTTCGGCGTGGTCGCCGTGGGCTGGCTGCTGGCCACCGTGGCGGCGTTGTTCGGCATCGTGTGGATCGCGCTCGAGATGATCGTGGGCCCGACCGCCATGCAGGAGCAGCGCTGGCGCACCGCCGCGGTGGCGTGGACCGCGGGCGGCATGTGGCTGGAGCCGGTGCGGTCCACCCTCGACTACGGCCAGGTGAATGTTTTCCTGGTGTTCATGGCGATGGCCGCGGCGCGCAGCTCGCGGTGGTGGCTGGCGGGCGCGTGGGTCGGTTTGGGCGCCGGCATCAAGCTCACCCCGGCCGTGACCGGGCTGTATTTCGTGGCTCGTCGCCAGTGGCTGGCGATCGCCGCGTCGGTCGGCGCGTTCCTGGCGACCATCGGACTGACGTACCTGCTCGCACCGAACGAGACCAAGAAGTACTTCGGCGAACTGATCGGCGACCCGAAGCGCATCGGGCCGGTCGGCTCGGTGATCAACCAGTCCCTGCGCGGCGCGCTGAGCCGCCTGGCCGGTCACGACATCGGCGGCGGGTTGCTGTGGAAGTCGGCCGTGCTGGTCACGGCCGTGCTCGCGTTCTTCGCCTGGCGCGCACTGGCTTCCGACGACCGGCTGGGCACGCTGCTGATCGTGCAGCTGTTCGGCCTGCTGGCCGCGCCGATCTCCTGGTCGCACCACTGGATCTGCCTGGTCCCGCTGGTGCTGTGGCTGCGCTACGGCCCGCTGCGCGAGGCCGCCGGCGCGCGTCTGATGTACGCCTACTGGATGTTCAACACGATCGTCGGGATCGCGTGGTTCCTGGGCACCGTGCAGACGAATATGTGGGAAATCTCGCGTCCGGGCTATCTGGCATGGGCGGGCGCGGCGAATGCGCTCGGTGTGCTCGCGCTGTTCGCCTGGATCATCGCGGTGAAGCGGTTCAGCCCTGTGCCTGTAGCCGATCGATCTCCCGTGCGAGAGCCGTATCCAGTGGCGTGA
- a CDS encoding GNAT family N-acetyltransferase, with protein MPVPVTLTGRFVRLEPLAPQHASGLVEAAAGNRDDYAFTPVPHGADEALEYIAQALAGHASGTSLAFAIVAVAGGRVLGSTRFTRFDYWQGPVVWPLVHGAPSDDPLLAVPDAAEIGNTWLSREARGSGINLESKLLLLQHAFEVWRVRRIAMRADVRNLRSRMAIERLGATSDGVRRAHSRGLDGEVRSTAFYSILEEEWPTVRATIEGQLAAQPSRRRTRSRLVGA; from the coding sequence GTGCCCGTACCCGTAACTCTGACCGGCCGTTTCGTACGGCTGGAACCCCTTGCGCCGCAGCATGCTTCGGGTCTCGTGGAGGCCGCGGCGGGGAATCGCGACGATTATGCGTTCACGCCTGTCCCGCACGGTGCGGACGAGGCGCTGGAATACATCGCCCAGGCGCTGGCCGGGCATGCCTCGGGGACCTCGCTCGCCTTCGCCATCGTCGCCGTGGCCGGCGGGCGAGTGCTGGGGTCGACCCGGTTCACCCGCTTCGACTATTGGCAGGGGCCGGTGGTGTGGCCCCTGGTTCACGGCGCACCCAGCGACGATCCGCTGCTGGCGGTGCCCGACGCCGCCGAGATCGGGAACACCTGGCTGTCCCGGGAAGCACGCGGTTCGGGCATCAATCTGGAGTCCAAACTGCTGTTGCTGCAGCACGCCTTCGAGGTGTGGCGGGTCAGGCGCATCGCCATGCGCGCCGATGTCCGGAACCTGCGCTCCCGCATGGCGATCGAGCGACTCGGCGCCACCAGCGACGGGGTGCGGCGGGCGCATTCGCGCGGGCTCGACGGGGAGGTGCGCAGCACGGCCTTCTACTCGATCCTGGAGGAGGAGTGGCCGACCGTGCGGGCCACCATCGAAGGGCAGCTGGCGGCGCAGCCGTCCCGGCGCCGCACGCGCAGTCGGCTGGTCGGCGCGTAG
- a CDS encoding DUF1906 domain-containing protein, with protein sequence MRSAHVNRRNFLSGASALAAGITAGLSLPPATAAAKESLGTLLDYAGGVPTAQSISDDGHLGVIRYVSDRRPGAEWMEGKPLLAREVDALRAAGLSVVSCYQFGKGPTADWRGGYAAGLKHAARGLVLHKAAGGPDGAPIYASIDDNPSDEDFESMIEPYLRGWETVIGHGRTGVYANSPTIDNIRDAGLGSFFWQHNWGTPKGFVHPAATLHQFEIDKREVGGISVDVNSVLAPQYGQWW encoded by the coding sequence ATGCGTTCTGCCCATGTCAATCGACGGAATTTCCTCTCCGGGGCATCGGCCCTGGCCGCCGGAATCACCGCCGGACTGAGCCTGCCGCCCGCCACCGCCGCCGCCAAGGAATCGCTCGGCACCCTGCTCGACTACGCCGGCGGCGTCCCGACGGCCCAATCCATCAGCGACGACGGACATCTCGGCGTCATCCGCTACGTCTCCGACCGGCGGCCCGGCGCGGAATGGATGGAAGGCAAACCCCTGCTCGCCCGCGAGGTCGACGCGCTGCGGGCCGCCGGACTGTCGGTAGTGTCCTGCTACCAGTTCGGCAAGGGCCCGACCGCCGACTGGCGCGGCGGCTACGCGGCCGGATTGAAGCACGCCGCACGGGGATTGGTGCTGCACAAGGCCGCGGGCGGCCCCGACGGTGCACCCATCTACGCCTCCATCGACGACAACCCCAGCGACGAGGACTTCGAATCGATGATCGAGCCCTACCTGCGCGGGTGGGAAACCGTCATCGGGCACGGCCGCACCGGCGTGTACGCCAACTCGCCGACCATCGACAACATCCGCGACGCGGGCCTGGGTTCGTTCTTCTGGCAGCACAATTGGGGCACCCCGAAGGGTTTCGTGCACCCCGCCGCCACCCTGCACCAGTTCGAGATCGACAAGCGCGAGGTCGGCGGCATCTCGGTGGACGTCAACTCCGTACTGGCCCCGCAATACGGCCAGTGGTGGTGA